In one Silene latifolia isolate original U9 population chromosome 10, ASM4854445v1, whole genome shotgun sequence genomic region, the following are encoded:
- the LOC141608087 gene encoding uncharacterized protein LOC141608087, translated as MEEAALDSYVDSPFIDKIAKVDLPRKFVIPSMKVYDGTTDPQNHVALYKQKMLAASIPSEFRHVCNCKRFGTTLTGPALQWYINMPTGSIQSFANLINNFNQQFASNRELEKCSSDLYRITQKPDGTLRAKTLAFIRLEEDKGYKVGASCNSKEYEKSNRKSGGRGSSHRSTPYSRPDYSEVNLAYEQQGLIQRLDSMGSAVKWPRKVENPNLRRDQTKWCEFHMDIGHTKEDCFTLKKEVAYLLKDGYLKDLIKSKGKKEDQNKGSQEQKQERNLPPPPPIYEVKFINDGS; from the exons ATGGAGGAAGCTGCCCTTGACAGTTATGTTGATTCGCCTTTTATAGACAAAATAGCTAAAGTGGATCTTCCAAGGAAATTTGTGATCCCATCCATGAAAGTCTATGACGGGACCACAGATCCTCAAAATCATGTAGCCCTCTACAAACaaaaaatgctggctgcatccATCCCGAGTGAGTTCAGGCACGTCTGCAACTGTAAGAggtttggaacgaccctgaccggCCCTGCATTACAGTGGTACATCAATATGCCAACTGGAAGCATCCagtcctttgccaacctgatcaacaattTCAACCAACAGTTTGCAAGTAACAGGGAGTTGGAGAAGTGTTCTAGTGACCTCTATAGGATTACCCAGAAGCCAGATGGAACCCTCAGG gccaagaccctAGCTTTTATTAGGCtagaagaagacaaaggctacaaaGTTGGAGCATCTTGCAATTCCAAAGAATATGAAAAGTCAAATAGGAAAAGCGGAGGCAGAGGCAGCAGCCACAGATCAaccccatattccaggccagactactcagaagtcaacctggcataTGAACAacaag GCTTGATCCAGCGACTTGACAGCATGGGATCAGCAGTTAAATGGCCTAGGAAGGTCGAAAATCCTAACCTAAGGAGAGACCAAACCaagtggtgcgaatttcacatggacatagggcaTACGAAAGAAGACTGCTTCACCCTAAAGAAAGAAGTAGCCTACCTGCTGAAAGATGGATACCTAAAGGATCTAATCAAGTCAAAAGGCAAGAAGGAAGATCAAAATAAAGGCAGTCAGGAGCAAAAACAGGAACGCaatctccctccaccacctccaatttatgaagtaaaattcataaatGACGGATCAtag